One Gemmatimonadaceae bacterium genomic region harbors:
- a CDS encoding Hpt domain-containing protein: MPEPANARLQLLIASLDEALLIDDERALIALANRVVCQGLGVAAPQGTRGGVDGSLVAEEGAIDFTLLEAQTLGQPEFTVEMIDVYLESLTPQWEAVRAAGADMDRPALHAAAHKLKSASAVVGANALRETLEHLEDVAPSASLSQVAFLIHVASMQGNAVRRSLTSARLRYQASCAGGAA, translated from the coding sequence GTGCCCGAACCGGCCAACGCCCGTTTGCAGCTCCTGATCGCCAGCCTGGACGAGGCGTTGCTCATCGATGATGAGCGCGCCCTCATCGCGCTGGCGAACCGCGTCGTGTGCCAGGGGCTTGGCGTCGCCGCGCCGCAAGGAACACGCGGGGGCGTGGATGGCTCGCTCGTCGCCGAGGAGGGTGCGATCGACTTCACGCTGCTCGAGGCGCAAACCCTTGGACAGCCCGAGTTCACCGTCGAGATGATCGACGTCTACCTGGAGAGCCTGACGCCGCAGTGGGAGGCGGTGCGCGCGGCGGGCGCCGATATGGACCGCCCAGCGTTGCACGCGGCGGCGCACAAGCTCAAGTCGGCGAGCGCGGTGGTGGGGGCCAATGCGCTGCGCGAGACGCTGGAGCATCTCGAGGATGTGGCGCCGTCCGCATCGCTGTCGCAGGTCGCCTTCCTCATCCACGTGGCGTCGATGCAGGGCAACGCGGTGCGGCGCTCGCTCACCAGCGCGCGCCTGCGATACCAGGCCTCGTGTGCCGGGGGCGCGGCATGA
- a CDS encoding UDP-glucose/GDP-mannose dehydrogenase family protein: protein MKVAIIGTGHTALVTAASLSEVGHSVTLVDTDRGRMARLREGILPVREPALAESMRRNAQELRLEFSTNLSEGIRGAEVIFLALPSPAHSDGMTDMSAWATMAGRLASLLRPYTVVGVVGTLRPGGTQLIRTILEEEGRQSGRDFDVVTLPSMHLRRATLHEALAPERIVVGGDTEHALRVLRTLYAPFLRQGSTLVTVDERSAEAMRYAAAAMQVVVQSFAREVADFCEEGGADIAEVLRELSSVAAGEWRSLALGSAVCASPTAGDLRDARAMTELSMTWGCAPRAAAAALDQVPRTVESILQRLRGAIGDTFDGKRIAMWGLAGWGEDDGDGDSLGLQVARSLRSAGANVVVHAPGLDEGVRTALGSMTELSDSSMAALSGADALIVLCDLPAIRATDFARARRLMARPVVVDPLWLWNQREMLGAGIAYNTAAAALRDNDRDTHAS, encoded by the coding sequence ATGAAAGTCGCCATCATTGGTACTGGACATACAGCACTCGTCACCGCCGCGTCGCTGTCCGAAGTTGGGCATTCGGTCACACTCGTCGACACGGATCGCGGTCGCATGGCCCGGCTGCGGGAGGGAATCCTCCCGGTTCGCGAACCGGCGCTCGCCGAGTCGATGCGTCGCAACGCGCAGGAGCTGCGCCTCGAGTTCAGCACGAACCTGTCGGAGGGCATTCGCGGGGCCGAGGTGATCTTCCTCGCCCTGCCGTCGCCGGCGCACAGCGACGGCATGACGGACATGTCGGCGTGGGCCACGATGGCCGGCCGTCTGGCCTCGCTCCTGCGGCCGTACACGGTGGTGGGGGTGGTCGGGACGTTGCGACCGGGGGGGACGCAGCTCATCCGCACCATCCTGGAAGAGGAAGGGCGGCAGTCCGGGCGCGACTTCGACGTCGTCACGCTCCCGTCGATGCACCTGCGTCGTGCCACGCTGCACGAGGCGCTCGCGCCGGAGCGGATCGTCGTGGGGGGCGACACGGAACACGCGCTGCGCGTGCTGCGCACGCTCTACGCCCCCTTCCTGCGGCAGGGGAGCACGCTGGTGACGGTGGACGAGCGCAGCGCCGAAGCGATGCGTTATGCGGCAGCGGCAATGCAGGTGGTGGTGCAGTCGTTCGCACGCGAGGTGGCGGACTTCTGCGAGGAAGGCGGCGCCGACATCGCCGAGGTCCTGCGCGAGCTGTCGTCGGTTGCGGCTGGCGAGTGGCGCTCGCTGGCGCTGGGCTCGGCGGTGTGCGCATCGCCCACCGCCGGCGACCTGCGCGACGCCAGGGCGATGACCGAGCTCTCGATGACGTGGGGGTGCGCACCGCGCGCCGCGGCCGCGGCGCTCGACCAGGTCCCCCGCACCGTGGAGAGCATCCTGCAGCGACTGCGTGGGGCGATCGGCGACACCTTCGATGGGAAGCGCATCGCGATGTGGGGGCTCGCCGGATGGGGCGAGGACGACGGTGACGGCGACTCGCTGGGGCTGCAGGTGGCCCGCTCGCTGCGCTCCGCGGGGGCCAATGTCGTGGTCCATGCCCCGGGACTCGACGAAGGCGTACGCACCGCGTTAGGCAGCATGACGGAGCTTTCGGACTCCTCCATGGCGGCCCTGTCCGGTGCCGATGCCTTGATCGTGCTGTGCGACCTCCCCGCCATTCGCGCCACCGACTTCGCGCGCGCGCGGCGACTCATGGCGCGCCCGGTGGTCGTCGACCCGCTCTGGCTGTGGAACCAGCGCGAGATGCTGGGCGCCGGCATTGCCTACAACACGGCAGCCGCCGCGCTGCGGGACAACGACCGCGACACGCACGCGTCGTAG
- the msrA gene encoding peptide-methionine (S)-S-oxide reductase MsrA produces MRATVQGMTRQATLGGGCFWCLEAVYQEVDGVTSIVSGYAGGHVAHPTYEQVCGKNTGHAEVVQLTYDPARVSYRALLEVFFAIHDPTTPNRQGDDIGPQYRSVIFTHDDEQAREARAIIDELSAEHVFPAPIVTEVRPLPEFYPAEGYHRDYFRQHTEQPYCAFVIAPKLAKFRKRFAT; encoded by the coding sequence ATGAGGGCAACGGTGCAGGGGATGACACGGCAGGCAACGTTAGGCGGTGGGTGCTTCTGGTGCCTCGAGGCGGTGTACCAGGAGGTGGATGGCGTCACGTCCATCGTCTCCGGGTATGCGGGCGGACACGTCGCGCACCCGACGTACGAGCAGGTGTGCGGCAAGAACACGGGCCACGCCGAGGTCGTGCAGCTCACGTATGACCCGGCGCGCGTGAGCTATCGGGCGCTGCTGGAGGTGTTCTTCGCCATCCACGACCCGACCACGCCGAACAGGCAAGGGGATGACATCGGCCCCCAGTACCGCTCGGTGATCTTCACGCACGACGACGAGCAGGCGCGCGAGGCGCGGGCCATCATCGACGAGCTGTCGGCGGAGCACGTCTTCCCTGCGCCGATCGTGACCGAGGTACGCCCGCTCCCCGAGTTCTACCCTGCCGAGGGCTACCATCGGGACTACTTCCGGCAGCACACCGAGCAACCCTACTGTGCCTTCGTCATTGCGCCAAAGCTGGCCAAGTTCCGCAAGCGCTTTGCCACGTGA
- a CDS encoding thioredoxin domain-containing protein yields MTLLSRPLAGLAWARAAVGALGTIVALSLASTNAGGQMVSRMLVKAGERTIALDAVGYQRGNPSADVWVVEFADFGCGYCEKFFRETLPVFDSLYINKGRIYWKFVPFTLGTFPNSGHAAEASICAAEQGRFFPMHDVLYDKRKEWMKASDARGQMTTYAQRARLDLTKFAACMKGKGAGEQLARNNVLARTLMVRGTPTFFINGEVIPGALPTDVFVKGMDAVIKSYGGRGGR; encoded by the coding sequence ATGACACTCCTCTCTCGTCCCCTTGCCGGGCTCGCCTGGGCGCGCGCCGCCGTTGGCGCCCTTGGCACCATCGTCGCGCTGTCGCTCGCCAGCACGAACGCCGGCGGCCAGATGGTCTCCCGCATGCTGGTCAAGGCCGGGGAACGCACCATCGCGCTGGACGCCGTGGGCTACCAGCGGGGCAACCCCTCGGCCGATGTCTGGGTCGTCGAGTTCGCCGACTTCGGCTGCGGCTACTGCGAGAAGTTCTTCCGCGAGACGCTCCCCGTCTTCGACTCGCTCTACATCAACAAGGGGCGCATCTACTGGAAGTTTGTCCCGTTCACCCTGGGCACCTTCCCCAACTCGGGCCATGCGGCCGAGGCCTCGATCTGTGCCGCCGAGCAGGGGCGCTTCTTCCCGATGCACGACGTGCTCTATGACAAGCGCAAGGAGTGGATGAAGGCGAGCGACGCGCGCGGTCAGATGACTACCTACGCGCAGCGCGCCCGGCTCGACCTCACCAAGTTCGCGGCATGCATGAAGGGGAAGGGCGCTGGCGAGCAACTGGCGCGCAACAACGTCCTGGCCCGCACGCTGATGGTGCGTGGCACGCCGACCTTCTTCATCAACGGTGAAGTGATCCCGGGGGCGCTCCCCACCGACGTCTTCGTGAAGGGGATGGACGCCGTGATCAAGTCATACGGCGGACGGGGCGGGCGCTGA
- a CDS encoding S9 family peptidase — MRCPVPAGLLPHAALAALASFSLAAAAPRAAQAQRPAPAASSFTLDQLTRYPFPSELTAAARANRIVWAFNEDGVRNLYVAEGPDFVARRLTNYTSDDGQELTSVQLTADGRTVVYVRGGDHGSNFDDILPVNPLGMPQPVRVQLWSVPFEGGEPKSLGEGDSPVVSPRGDVVAFERENQVWTVAIDGSAPARRLFTARGNNGDPQWSPDGSQLAFTSNRGDHAFIGIWRASDAPITYLSPSTNRDGSPRWSPDGKRLVFVRRPGAGGAAQNVLEQRPTEWALYTADAATGEARLLWTSPRTLRGSVPNTHGGTNLHWAAGGRIVFLSYMDGWPHLYSIAESGGAPLLLTPGNYMAEYIRLSPDGKTLVFAANAGSTPDDLHRRHVVAVPVDKAAPRVVTPGTGLEWTPVVLGDGATLAYVGATAQRPPLPAVVPLGGGSARTLAADRVPADFPAAQLITPKAVSYTSEDGVLVHAQLFDAGTSARGATAARRPAIVYVHGGPPRQMLLGWHYSDYYTNAYAMNQYLASRGYVVLSVNYRLGIGYGYEFHQPPNAGARGASEYLDVKAAALYLRTLPQVDGAKIGIYGGSYGGYLTALALGRNSDLFAAGVDVHGVHDMSASTSGAGSALAAAMSGANRFEPNDRDKAVEVAWQSSPVSSVKTWKSPVLLIHGDDDRNVRFSQTVDLARRLAAQGVDYEEMIIVDDTHHWMRHANQRRVNAAIVGYFDRKLKGAVQ, encoded by the coding sequence ATGCGCTGCCCAGTCCCTGCCGGCCTCCTCCCCCACGCCGCGCTCGCCGCGCTTGCGTCATTCTCGCTCGCCGCGGCCGCGCCGCGCGCCGCCCAGGCGCAGCGCCCCGCCCCGGCGGCGTCGTCGTTCACGCTCGACCAGCTCACGCGCTATCCCTTCCCCTCGGAGCTCACGGCGGCGGCGCGGGCGAACCGCATCGTGTGGGCGTTCAACGAGGATGGGGTCCGCAACCTGTACGTCGCCGAGGGTCCCGACTTCGTGGCGCGGCGCCTCACGAACTACACCAGCGACGACGGGCAGGAACTCACGTCGGTGCAGCTGACGGCCGATGGCCGCACCGTTGTCTACGTCCGCGGCGGCGACCACGGCTCCAACTTCGACGACATCCTCCCGGTCAACCCGCTCGGCATGCCGCAGCCGGTGCGCGTGCAACTGTGGAGCGTCCCGTTCGAGGGAGGGGAGCCCAAGTCGTTAGGTGAGGGCGACTCGCCGGTGGTGTCGCCGCGCGGCGACGTGGTGGCCTTCGAGCGCGAGAACCAGGTGTGGACGGTGGCAATCGACGGCTCGGCGCCGGCGCGGCGCCTGTTCACGGCGCGCGGAAACAACGGCGACCCCCAGTGGTCACCCGACGGAAGCCAGCTCGCCTTCACCTCGAATCGGGGCGACCACGCCTTCATCGGGATCTGGCGCGCGAGCGATGCGCCCATCACCTACCTGTCACCGTCGACGAACCGCGACGGGAGCCCACGCTGGTCGCCGGACGGCAAGCGCCTCGTCTTCGTGCGGCGCCCGGGGGCGGGCGGGGCGGCGCAGAACGTGCTCGAGCAGCGCCCCACGGAGTGGGCACTCTACACGGCAGATGCAGCCACGGGCGAGGCGCGCCTCCTCTGGACGTCACCGCGCACGCTGCGCGGTTCGGTCCCCAACACGCACGGCGGGACGAACCTGCACTGGGCGGCGGGGGGGCGCATCGTCTTCCTTTCGTACATGGACGGATGGCCGCACCTGTACTCGATTGCCGAGTCGGGGGGAGCGCCGCTCCTCCTCACGCCGGGGAACTACATGGCGGAGTACATCCGCCTCTCGCCGGACGGGAAGACGCTCGTCTTTGCGGCGAACGCCGGGAGCACGCCGGATGACCTCCATCGCCGTCACGTGGTCGCCGTTCCGGTGGACAAGGCGGCGCCGCGCGTCGTCACGCCAGGAACAGGGCTCGAGTGGACCCCCGTGGTGCTCGGTGACGGCGCCACGCTGGCCTATGTCGGGGCCACGGCGCAGCGCCCGCCGCTCCCCGCGGTTGTCCCGTTAGGCGGCGGGAGCGCGCGCACGCTGGCCGCCGATCGCGTCCCCGCGGACTTCCCCGCCGCGCAACTCATCACCCCCAAGGCCGTCAGCTACACGAGCGAGGATGGCGTGCTGGTGCACGCGCAACTGTTCGACGCCGGGACGTCGGCGCGTGGCGCCACGGCGGCGCGCCGCCCGGCAATCGTCTACGTGCACGGCGGACCGCCGCGACAGATGCTCCTGGGGTGGCACTACTCCGACTACTACACCAACGCCTACGCGATGAACCAGTATCTCGCCTCGCGCGGGTACGTGGTGCTCTCGGTCAACTACCGGCTCGGCATCGGCTACGGCTACGAGTTCCACCAACCGCCGAATGCCGGCGCCCGCGGGGCCAGCGAGTACCTCGACGTGAAGGCGGCCGCGCTCTACCTCCGCACGCTGCCGCAGGTGGACGGGGCGAAGATCGGGATCTACGGCGGGTCGTATGGCGGTTACCTCACGGCGCTGGCACTCGGCCGCAACTCCGACCTGTTTGCGGCCGGCGTCGACGTGCACGGCGTGCATGACATGTCGGCCTCCACCTCGGGCGCGGGGAGCGCGCTCGCGGCGGCAATGAGCGGGGCCAACCGCTTCGAGCCCAACGATCGCGACAAGGCGGTGGAAGTGGCGTGGCAGTCGTCGCCGGTGTCGAGCGTCAAGACGTGGAAGTCCCCCGTCCTCCTCATCCACGGCGACGACGACCGCAACGTCCGCTTCTCGCAGACCGTCGACCTGGCGCGGCGCCTGGCGGCACAGGGAGTCGACTACGAGGAGATGATCATCGTCGACGACACGCACCACTGGATGCGTCACGCCAACCAGCGGCGCGTGAACGCGGCGATCGTCGGCTACTTCGACCGCAAGCTCAAGGGGGCGGTGCAGTAG
- a CDS encoding TlpA family protein disulfide reductase: MSDRAAPDPPAAPSVPPAAPAPPAPAAPRPAWRRWLSPWNVVTAVVLVWALPRLIPHLGAVVGVRSGESRHPAFAATTIDGQPVSDASLRGKVVLVNFWATWCGPCRVEMPLLEQMYQRHRDRGFVLLGFSVDRAGDQVVRDYVRSRGVTYPVAVVGAREEGAFGGVRGYPTSFLLGRDGVVRHAVIGPLAPASLELAVRRLLDEAPPNAP, translated from the coding sequence ATGTCCGATCGCGCCGCCCCCGATCCGCCAGCCGCTCCGTCCGTGCCGCCGGCTGCGCCTGCTCCGCCTGCTCCGGCTGCGCCGCGCCCGGCGTGGCGACGCTGGTTGTCTCCCTGGAACGTTGTCACGGCCGTCGTCCTGGTGTGGGCACTGCCGCGCCTCATCCCGCACCTTGGCGCCGTTGTTGGCGTGCGATCGGGTGAGAGCCGCCACCCCGCATTTGCCGCGACGACGATCGATGGCCAACCGGTGAGCGACGCCTCGCTGCGCGGCAAGGTGGTGCTGGTGAACTTCTGGGCGACGTGGTGCGGACCCTGTCGCGTCGAGATGCCGCTCCTGGAGCAGATGTACCAGCGGCATCGCGACCGAGGGTTCGTCCTGTTGGGATTCAGCGTCGATCGCGCGGGGGACCAGGTGGTGCGCGATTACGTGCGCTCGCGCGGGGTCACGTACCCGGTGGCGGTGGTGGGGGCGCGGGAGGAGGGGGCGTTCGGGGGAGTGCGCGGCTACCCGACGTCGTTCCTCCTGGGGCGCGATGGCGTCGTGCGGCACGCGGTGATCGGCCCGCTGGCTCCCGCCTCGCTGGAACTCGCGGTTCGCCGCCTCCTGGACGAGGCGCCGCCTAACGCGCCATAG
- a CDS encoding carbohydrate binding family 9 domain-containing protein encodes MPFRTLGARVAPGAACRRVWLAASLACLASIATTLAAQEVTTPSGNRALRAPRAGQAHLITKAPVVDGRLDEEQWREGEPFRGFVQREQSEGAPASERTEVRILTDGEALYIGAWLYDREPGAIVPGEKVRDVTLTNSDYIAITFDTYHDRQNGFLFATTPAGVEYDGQIIREGEGGGVTQTGQTRAQSGSMGGFNLNWDGSWKVATSSDSLGWYAEFRIPFSTLRYGGAAMQTWGLNIARMIRRKNEESFWSFIPRQFNLYRMSLAGTLEGLSVPVRRVATATPYLLTSASRDYETQLKAKYPTEWGVDFKYGLTPSLTLDLTYNTDFAQVEVDEQRTNLTRFPLFFPEKRPFFLENAGVFSAGTPQAVDLFFSRRIGIDNGTPVPIIGGGRLTGRVGSTTVGAMQIFTDDAPGGTLAGQSYTVLRALREVSRRSRIGVMGVQRMTTDSSGSYNRTFAVDGRVGLGDAWTIDWWGATTQTPNRSGDELGYSARAAYTTRDWNNSVRFLQIGEDFNPEVGFLSRPAGYRFYDVNFMRYVRKTEWASWFRQWNPHVNYRGYYGLDDFYQSGQFHLDFTEIEFSSGARFGPEVNVFHEGLQRPFEINPGDSLGIGGYDWVQLGLDWQTNPSANLSMIVRGDFGQFYTGTRNGGTVTITARSGPNISSSLLLDYQDVRLPDFSFTRSLVGLKAAYFFTPRIFIQSLTQFNNQQKIWTANARFGWLNTAGTGLFVVFNDGEVANSFFSWERPRSRSLVVKYTKQFGTGT; translated from the coding sequence TTGCCCTTTCGAACGCTCGGTGCGCGCGTTGCCCCGGGCGCTGCCTGTCGCCGTGTGTGGCTCGCCGCGTCGCTCGCCTGCCTGGCGTCCATCGCCACCACGCTGGCCGCGCAGGAAGTGACAACGCCGAGCGGGAATCGCGCCCTGCGCGCCCCTCGAGCCGGGCAGGCGCACCTCATCACCAAGGCACCGGTCGTCGACGGGCGACTCGACGAAGAGCAGTGGCGTGAGGGAGAACCGTTCCGCGGTTTCGTGCAACGCGAGCAGAGCGAGGGGGCGCCGGCGAGCGAGCGCACCGAAGTCCGCATCCTCACCGATGGCGAAGCGCTCTACATCGGCGCGTGGCTGTACGACCGTGAGCCGGGCGCCATCGTCCCCGGCGAGAAGGTGCGCGACGTGACGCTGACCAACAGCGACTACATCGCGATCACCTTCGATACTTACCACGATCGGCAGAACGGCTTCCTCTTCGCGACGACACCGGCCGGCGTTGAATACGACGGGCAGATCATCCGCGAGGGCGAAGGCGGGGGCGTCACCCAAACGGGGCAGACTCGTGCGCAGTCGGGCTCGATGGGTGGCTTCAACCTCAACTGGGACGGAAGCTGGAAGGTGGCCACCTCCAGCGATTCGCTGGGGTGGTACGCCGAGTTTCGCATCCCGTTCTCCACGCTGCGCTATGGCGGCGCGGCGATGCAGACGTGGGGGCTCAACATCGCGCGCATGATCCGGCGCAAGAACGAGGAGTCGTTCTGGTCGTTCATCCCGCGGCAGTTCAACCTGTACCGCATGTCGCTGGCGGGGACGCTCGAGGGGTTGAGTGTTCCGGTGCGCCGCGTGGCGACGGCGACGCCGTACCTGCTCACGTCGGCCTCGCGCGATTACGAGACGCAGCTGAAAGCCAAGTATCCCACGGAGTGGGGGGTGGATTTCAAGTACGGGCTCACGCCGAGCCTGACGCTCGACCTCACGTACAACACCGACTTCGCGCAGGTGGAGGTGGACGAGCAGCGCACGAACCTCACGCGCTTCCCGCTCTTCTTCCCCGAGAAGCGTCCCTTCTTCCTGGAGAATGCGGGGGTCTTTTCGGCGGGGACGCCGCAGGCGGTCGACCTGTTCTTCAGCCGGCGCATCGGGATCGACAACGGGACGCCGGTCCCGATCATCGGCGGCGGGCGCCTCACGGGGCGCGTGGGGAGCACGACGGTCGGCGCGATGCAGATCTTCACCGACGACGCCCCGGGGGGGACGCTGGCCGGCCAGTCGTACACGGTGCTGCGCGCGCTGCGCGAGGTGTCGCGCCGCTCGCGCATTGGCGTGATGGGCGTGCAGCGCATGACCACCGACAGCTCCGGCAGCTACAACCGGACCTTTGCGGTGGACGGGCGCGTGGGACTCGGCGACGCGTGGACCATCGACTGGTGGGGGGCGACGACCCAGACCCCCAACCGCAGCGGTGACGAACTGGGCTACAGCGCGCGCGCGGCGTACACCACACGCGACTGGAACAACAGTGTGCGCTTCCTGCAGATCGGCGAGGACTTCAATCCCGAGGTCGGGTTCCTGAGCCGCCCGGCCGGTTACCGCTTCTACGACGTCAACTTCATGCGCTACGTGCGCAAGACGGAGTGGGCGTCGTGGTTCCGGCAGTGGAACCCGCACGTGAACTACCGCGGCTACTACGGGCTGGACGACTTCTATCAGAGCGGGCAGTTCCACCTCGACTTCACGGAGATCGAGTTCTCGAGTGGCGCCCGCTTCGGCCCCGAGGTCAACGTCTTCCACGAGGGACTGCAGCGGCCCTTCGAGATCAACCCGGGAGACTCGCTCGGCATCGGGGGCTATGACTGGGTGCAGCTCGGCCTCGATTGGCAGACCAACCCGAGCGCGAATCTCTCGATGATCGTGCGCGGCGACTTCGGGCAGTTCTACACCGGGACGCGCAATGGCGGGACGGTGACGATCACCGCGCGGAGCGGGCCGAACATCTCGTCGTCGCTCCTGCTCGACTACCAGGACGTCCGGTTGCCCGACTTCAGCTTCACCCGGTCGCTCGTGGGGCTCAAGGCCGCGTACTTCTTCACGCCGCGCATCTTCATCCAGTCGCTGACACAGTTCAACAACCAGCAGAAGATCTGGACCGCGAACGCGCGCTTCGGTTGGCTCAACACCGCCGGCACCGGGCTGTTTGTCGTCTTCAACGACGGCGAGGTGGCCAACTCGTTCTTCAGCTGGGAGCGGCCGCGCTCGCGGTCGCTGGTGGTGAAGTACACGAAGCAGTTCGGGACGGGAACCTAA